From the genome of Helicoverpa zea isolate HzStark_Cry1AcR chromosome 1, ilHelZeax1.1, whole genome shotgun sequence, one region includes:
- the LOC124629625 gene encoding uncharacterized protein LOC124629625: MRQLTVLLVFLFVVFCEGSDTALEGRGKKKKIGLFIYFVDLVIKKIFILKLIYAFAFWLLLHKAGYIFGWFLSYIKEKPEYHGHHDHHHVEYGHEYGPHGPYRRGGQKPVNPYSAPSRNVKPY; encoded by the exons ATGCGTCAACTGACAGTGTTGctagtgtttttatttgttgtgttCTGCGAGGGGTCAGATACTGCTCTTGAAGGGAGagggaagaagaagaaaattgGACTGTTTA TATACTTCGTGGACCTAGTCATCAAGAAGATCTTCATTCTCAAACTAATATACGCCTTCGCGTTCTGGCTGCTTCTCCACAAAGCTGGCTACATCTTCGGCTGGTTCCTCAGCTACATCAAGGAGAAGCCGGAGTATCATGGACATCATGATCATCACCACGTAGAATATGGCCACGAGTATGGACCACATGGCCCATATAGGCGGGGAGGTCAGAAGCCTGTTAACCCATATTCGGCGCCCAGTCGGAATGTTAAACCTTATTAA